The genomic segment AATCTATTGTAGAAGAAATTGAAAAAATGTCTGTACTAGATCTTTCAGAACTAGTAAAGATATTAGAAGAAAAATTTGGAGTTTCAGCAGCTGCTCCTATGATGATGGGTGCTATGCCTACTGCTACAGCAGAAGCTGTAGAAGAAAAAGACTCATTTGATGTAGAACTTACAGAATGTGGCGCAAACAAAATTGGTGTTATAAAAGCAATTAGAAATTTGACTCAATTAGGTCTAAAAGAGGCAAAAGACATTGCTGATCAAGCACCAAAGGTTGTTTTAGAAGGTGCAAACAAAGAAGTTGCAGA from the Patescibacteria group bacterium genome contains:
- the rplL gene encoding 50S ribosomal protein L7/L12, with product MTEETIPTKFKSIVEEIEKMSVLDLSELVKILEEKFGVSAAAPMMMGAMPTATAEAVEEKDSFDVELTECGANKIGVIKAIRNLTQLGLKEAKDIADQAPKVVLEGANKEVAEDAKKQLEEAGGKVTLK